The Gambusia affinis linkage group LG11, SWU_Gaff_1.0, whole genome shotgun sequence genome contains a region encoding:
- the nr4a2a gene encoding nuclear receptor subfamily 4 group A member 2a isoform X2, which yields MPCVQAQYGSSPQGASPASQSYSYHTAGEYSCDFLTPEFVKFSMDLTNTEITATTSLPSFSTFMDNYNTSYDVKPPCLYQMPHSGEQSSIKVEDVQMHSYHQQSHLPPQSEEMIAHSGPMYFKPSSPHSPSTPNFQIQSNHMWEDPGSLHSFHQNYVAATSHMIDQRKNPMSRLSLFSFKQSPPGTPVSSCQMRFDGPLHVSMNHDGPGVAHRGLDAQSFAVPSAIRKQAGLAFPHSLQLGHGHQLVDSQVPSPPSRGSPSNEGLCAVCGDNAACQHYGVRTCEGCKGFFKRTVQKNAKYVCLANKNCPVDKRRRNRCQFCRFQKCLVVGMVREVVRTDNLKGRRGRLPSKPKSPQEPSPPSPPFQANPDYQMTGDNTQHIQQFYDLLTGSMEIIRGWAEKIPGFSDLPKQDQDLLFESAFLELFVLRLAYRSNPVEGKLIFCNGVVLHRLQCVRGFGEWVDAIVEFSSNLQSMNIDISAFSCIAALAMVTERHGLKEPKRVEDLQNKIVNCLKDQVTFNGGGLNRPNYLSKLLGKLPELRTLCTQGLQRIFYLKLEDLVPPPAIIDKLFLDTLPF from the exons ATGCCCTGCGTCCAGGCTCAGTATGGATCATCACCTCAAGGAGCCAGCCCCGCTTCCCAGAGCTACAGCTACCACACCGCAGGAGAGTACAGCTGCGACTTCCTAACGCCCGAGTTTGTTAAGTTTAGCATGGACTTGACCAACACTGAGATCACAGCTACCACTTCTTTGCCGAGCTTCAGCACCTTCATGGACAACTATAACACCAGCTACGACGTCAAGCCGCCTTGTCTATATCAGATGCCGCACTCTGGAGAGCAGTCCTCCATCAAGGTGGAGGACGTCCAGATGCACAGCTACCACCAGCAGAGCCACCTGCCTCCCCAGTCGGAAGAGATGATCGCTCACTCTGGGCCTATGTACTTCAAGCCGTCCTCACCTCACTCTCCAAGCACGCCGAACTTCCAGATCCAGTCCAACCACATGTGGGAGGACCCGGGCTCTCTGCACAGTTTCCACCAGAACTACGTTGCCGCCACGTCTCACATGATAGACCAGCGCAAGAATCCCATGTCGAGGCTCTCGCTCTTTTCGTTTAAGCAGTCCCCGCCCGGTACCCCCGTGTCGAGTTGCCAGATGAGGTTCGATGGGCCGTTGCACGTCTCCATGAACCATGACGGCCCGGGTGTAGCGCACCGCGGCCTGGACGCACAGAGCTTCGCGGTGCCCAGTGCCATCAGGAAGCAGGCCGGCCTGGCCTTCCCTCACTCCCTGCAGCTCGGACACGGGCACCAGCTGGTGGACAGCCAGGTGCCGTCTCCCCCTTCCCGGGGATCGCCGTCAAACGAGGGTCTATGCGCGGTGTGCGGGGACAACGCAGCCTGTCAGCACTATGGAGTGAGGACATGCGAGGGGTGCAAGGGATTCTTTAAA CGCACCGTTCAGAAGAATGCAAAATATGTGTGTTTAGCGAATAAAAACTGTCCTGTTGACAAACGCCGAAGAAACCGCTGCCAGTTCTGCCGCTTCCAGAAGTGCCTTGTCGTCGGAATGGTGAGAGAAG TTGTCCGAACGGATAACCTGAAAGGAAGGAGAGGACGCCTACCATCCAAACCCAAAAGCCCCCAGGAGCCCTCCCCGCCTTCGCCACCG TTCCAGGCGAACCCTGACTACCAGATGACCGGTGACAACACTCAGCACATCCAGCAGTTCTATGACCTCCTGACGGGCTCCATGGAGATCATTCGAGGCTGGGCGGAAAAGATCCCGGGCTTCTCCGATCTCCCGAAGCAGGATCAGGATCTTCTCTTTGAATCCGCCTTCCTGGAACTCTTCGTCCTGCGGCTGGCGTACAG gTCCAATCCGGTGGAAGGGAAACTTATATTTTGTAATGGCGTGGTGTTGCACAGACTGCAGTGCGTCCGTGGGTTTGGAGAGTGGGTGGACGCCATCGTGGAGTTTTCTTCCAACTTGCAGAGCATGAACATAGACATTTCGGCTTTCTCCTGCATCGCAGCTTTGGCCATGGTGACAG aGCGACACGGTCTCAAGGAACCGAAAAGAGTCGAGGATCTCCAAAATAAGATCGTCAACTGCCTGAAGGATCAAGTGACATTCAATGGCGGCGGTTTGAATCGGCCAAACTACCTGTCAAAACTCTTGGGGAAGCTCCCCGAACTGCGCACACTGTGCACCCAAGGTCTGCAGCGTATCTTTTACCTAAAGCTAGAGGACCTAGTCCCCCCGCCAGCAATAATTGACAAACTTTTCCTCGACACCCTGCCTTTCTGA
- the nr4a2a gene encoding nuclear receptor subfamily 4 group A member 2a isoform X1 has translation MPCVQAQYGSSPQGASPASQSYSYHTAGEYSCDFLTPEFVKFSMDLTNTEITATTSLPSFSTFMDNYNTSYDVKPPCLYQMPHSGEQSSIKVEDVQMHSYHQQSHLPPQSEEMIAHSGPMYFKPSSPHSPSTPNFQIQSNHMWEDPGSLHSFHQNYVAATSHMIDQRKNPMSRLSLFSFKQSPPGTPVSSCQMRFDGPLHVSMNHDGPGVAHRGLDAQSFAVPSAIRKQAGLAFPHSLQLGHGHQLVDSQVPSPPSRGSPSNEGLCAVCGDNAACQHYGVRTCEGCKGFFKRTVQKNAKYVCLANKNCPVDKRRRNRCQFCRFQKCLVVGMVREVVRTDNLKGRRGRLPSKPKSPQEPSPPSPPVSLISALVRAHVDSNPSMSALDYSRFQANPDYQMTGDNTQHIQQFYDLLTGSMEIIRGWAEKIPGFSDLPKQDQDLLFESAFLELFVLRLAYRSNPVEGKLIFCNGVVLHRLQCVRGFGEWVDAIVEFSSNLQSMNIDISAFSCIAALAMVTERHGLKEPKRVEDLQNKIVNCLKDQVTFNGGGLNRPNYLSKLLGKLPELRTLCTQGLQRIFYLKLEDLVPPPAIIDKLFLDTLPF, from the exons ATGCCCTGCGTCCAGGCTCAGTATGGATCATCACCTCAAGGAGCCAGCCCCGCTTCCCAGAGCTACAGCTACCACACCGCAGGAGAGTACAGCTGCGACTTCCTAACGCCCGAGTTTGTTAAGTTTAGCATGGACTTGACCAACACTGAGATCACAGCTACCACTTCTTTGCCGAGCTTCAGCACCTTCATGGACAACTATAACACCAGCTACGACGTCAAGCCGCCTTGTCTATATCAGATGCCGCACTCTGGAGAGCAGTCCTCCATCAAGGTGGAGGACGTCCAGATGCACAGCTACCACCAGCAGAGCCACCTGCCTCCCCAGTCGGAAGAGATGATCGCTCACTCTGGGCCTATGTACTTCAAGCCGTCCTCACCTCACTCTCCAAGCACGCCGAACTTCCAGATCCAGTCCAACCACATGTGGGAGGACCCGGGCTCTCTGCACAGTTTCCACCAGAACTACGTTGCCGCCACGTCTCACATGATAGACCAGCGCAAGAATCCCATGTCGAGGCTCTCGCTCTTTTCGTTTAAGCAGTCCCCGCCCGGTACCCCCGTGTCGAGTTGCCAGATGAGGTTCGATGGGCCGTTGCACGTCTCCATGAACCATGACGGCCCGGGTGTAGCGCACCGCGGCCTGGACGCACAGAGCTTCGCGGTGCCCAGTGCCATCAGGAAGCAGGCCGGCCTGGCCTTCCCTCACTCCCTGCAGCTCGGACACGGGCACCAGCTGGTGGACAGCCAGGTGCCGTCTCCCCCTTCCCGGGGATCGCCGTCAAACGAGGGTCTATGCGCGGTGTGCGGGGACAACGCAGCCTGTCAGCACTATGGAGTGAGGACATGCGAGGGGTGCAAGGGATTCTTTAAA CGCACCGTTCAGAAGAATGCAAAATATGTGTGTTTAGCGAATAAAAACTGTCCTGTTGACAAACGCCGAAGAAACCGCTGCCAGTTCTGCCGCTTCCAGAAGTGCCTTGTCGTCGGAATGGTGAGAGAAG TTGTCCGAACGGATAACCTGAAAGGAAGGAGAGGACGCCTACCATCCAAACCCAAAAGCCCCCAGGAGCCCTCCCCGCCTTCGCCACCGGTGAGCCTCATAAGTGCGCTGGTTCGGGCCCATGTGGACTCCAATCCCTCCATGTCTGCTCTGGATTACTCAAGA TTCCAGGCGAACCCTGACTACCAGATGACCGGTGACAACACTCAGCACATCCAGCAGTTCTATGACCTCCTGACGGGCTCCATGGAGATCATTCGAGGCTGGGCGGAAAAGATCCCGGGCTTCTCCGATCTCCCGAAGCAGGATCAGGATCTTCTCTTTGAATCCGCCTTCCTGGAACTCTTCGTCCTGCGGCTGGCGTACAG gTCCAATCCGGTGGAAGGGAAACTTATATTTTGTAATGGCGTGGTGTTGCACAGACTGCAGTGCGTCCGTGGGTTTGGAGAGTGGGTGGACGCCATCGTGGAGTTTTCTTCCAACTTGCAGAGCATGAACATAGACATTTCGGCTTTCTCCTGCATCGCAGCTTTGGCCATGGTGACAG aGCGACACGGTCTCAAGGAACCGAAAAGAGTCGAGGATCTCCAAAATAAGATCGTCAACTGCCTGAAGGATCAAGTGACATTCAATGGCGGCGGTTTGAATCGGCCAAACTACCTGTCAAAACTCTTGGGGAAGCTCCCCGAACTGCGCACACTGTGCACCCAAGGTCTGCAGCGTATCTTTTACCTAAAGCTAGAGGACCTAGTCCCCCCGCCAGCAATAATTGACAAACTTTTCCTCGACACCCTGCCTTTCTGA